A stretch of DNA from Tautonia rosea:
CGACAAGTTCGTCATGCCCGGTCTGGTCGAGGTTCACTGCCACATCGGCGGTTCGGGCGACCTGAACGAGATGGTGTATCAGACGAATCCCGACCTCCGCACGCTCGATCAGGTTATTCCCCACAACGAGGCCCTGAAAGTCGGCATTGCGGGGGGCGTGACCACCGTCTGCTACATTCCCGGCAGCGGCACGAACATGGGAGGGTTCGGGGCGATTCTCAAGGCCGGTCCCGGATCGCTTGAAGAGGTGCTCGTGCGATTTCCTGGTGTCTTGAAGATCGCTCAGTGGGGCAATCCCGAACGGCGTGACGGGACCCTCGGCTCCGGTCGGATGGGCATGAACTGGATCATCCGTGACCAACTCGAAGAAGGTCGCCAGTACGTTCAAGCCTGGGACGAATATGACGCCGGCCGGCGCGCGGAACCCCCGGAGATCGACTTGCGGCTCGAAAACTTCAAGCCCCTGTTTCGTCGCGAGATTCCTGTGCTTGTTCATACGCAGGGATATCAAGGAATCCAGGCGACTCTGGAAATGCTGCACGACTCGATGGAGCTGAAGGTCGTGATCGGTCACGGGACGTTTGAGGGGTACTTGATCTCCGAGGAGATCCAGAAGCGGGAGATTCCCGTGATGGCCGGCCCCCGTGGGTTTCGGTTCGATCCCGACGATGGCCAGATTCACGGAATTGTTGCCGAGTACAGCCAACGGGGTATTCGTTTTCTCGGTGTGAACACCGATTCCCCGGTGATTCCCCAGGAAGACCTCGCGTACCAGGCCGCGATGGCCGTTCGCTACGGCTGGAATGAGGAAGACGCCATTCGGGGGATCACCATCGAACCGGCCAAGGCCCTGATGATCGACGATCGTGTCGGCTCGATCGAACCAGGAAAAGATGCCGATCTCGTGATCTGCACCGGCTCAATCCTCGACCCACGCAACTATGTGACCCAGGTGATGATCGAGGGTCGCGTGATCTATGACATCACCAAGGACCGCCGCCGCTATTGATCGCGCTCGACGATTGCGATCTTCCCGATTCACTCGCCTTCGGAGCCCCGAGTCGTGACATCCAACCGCCTTGCCCCGCTCTTTGGGGCGGCTCTTGTGCTGGTCGCTCTTCCCCTGCCAGTCCAGGCCCAGGACCGTCCGCTGGCCCTGAAAGGAGCGACCATTGAGACGGTCGGCGAGGCGGGACGGATCGATTCAGGTGTGATCGTTCTGCGCGACGGGAAAATCGAGGAGGTTGGGCCGCTGGACGAGGTCGACATCCCTGAAGATGCTCAGGTGATTGACGCTTCGGGCCGCACGATCATGCCCGGTATCGTCGAGCCGACCCTCTCGGCGCGAGGGACCCTGAGCGGCGGCTCGGGCACGGTGATCATCGGGAACCAGGTCGTCACCATCGGCCGTTCCAGTTCGAGCCGGACCCCTTCTTTTTCGCGAGCTGCCGACCTCTTCGACCCCTACCGCACGAATTTCGATCCGTTGCTCCGATCGGGCCTGACGTATCTCAACCTGCTTCCGCCCGACTACGGTCAGACGGCCGTGATCCGCATCGTTCCAGACGATCCCGAC
This window harbors:
- a CDS encoding amidohydrolase family protein, coding for MIPFVPLAPIVIALLVAASPIAAEEPEGRGLAVFAGKVITCAGDPIVDGTVLVRDGKIEAVGPRSEIEVPEGYEVIDCGDKFVMPGLVEVHCHIGGSGDLNEMVYQTNPDLRTLDQVIPHNEALKVGIAGGVTTVCYIPGSGTNMGGFGAILKAGPGSLEEVLVRFPGVLKIAQWGNPERRDGTLGSGRMGMNWIIRDQLEEGRQYVQAWDEYDAGRRAEPPEIDLRLENFKPLFRREIPVLVHTQGYQGIQATLEMLHDSMELKVVIGHGTFEGYLISEEIQKREIPVMAGPRGFRFDPDDGQIHGIVAEYSQRGIRFLGVNTDSPVIPQEDLAYQAAMAVRYGWNEEDAIRGITIEPAKALMIDDRVGSIEPGKDADLVICTGSILDPRNYVTQVMIEGRVIYDITKDRRRY